A single Cyclopterus lumpus isolate fCycLum1 chromosome 15, fCycLum1.pri, whole genome shotgun sequence DNA region contains:
- the LOC117744265 gene encoding protein FAM161A-like, translating to MYRSAPVYGGGEGEHYFVPEGDCTSEEYDPDSEDGKGARSVRRSLSLEIYGLQREPHVHFSNREYYRRLEELKSAHLRNMAELETMYIGQGRERRAEEDEGRPGGRPSREDRLSISSSSSPARKLQRINSQEELDFHDTSSGSDQSELLGELEPDHPRGTPVDQDQTFERDFLLSPEETATREEFRFQPKASCPKRRGSPSRPTGVRVKSSFKATVPKPFQMMLREEERKRRKVRTRSEIELENALLRRELEELQECQKTFRAAPAPAHIHLPLYEVISRRLDRSRSSGGGAPPRPFRFLERERRKREAKVVAELGKLQAPEEEERRRRAFRARPMPSSVYGARRGAHAETSGRQAGRGPGPDASTDSRRPRRCPSAKPAKKQIELSIEMVKEREWCYTDI from the exons ATGTACCGCTCGGCCCCCGTGTAcggaggaggggaaggggagcACTACTTTGTCCCAGAGGGGGACTGCACCAGTGAG GAGTACGATCCGGACTCCGAGGACGGGAAAGGGGCCCGGAGCGTCCGCAGGTCTCTGTCGCTGGAGATCTACGGCCTGCAGAGGGAGCCGCACGTGCACTTCTCCAACCGGGAGTACTACCGCcggctggaggagctgaagagcgCCCACCTGAGGAACATGGCCGAGCTGGAGACCATGTACATCGGCCAGGGCCGAGAGCGCCGCgccgaggaagacgagggacGTCCGGGAGGAAGGCCGAGCCGAGAGGACCGGCTGTCAATCAG cagcagcagcagccccgcCAGGAAACTCCAGAGGATCAACTCCCAGGAGGAACTGGACTTTCACGATACATCCAGCGGGTCGGACCAGTCGGAGCTTCTGGGGGAACTGGAGCCGGACCATCCAAGAGGGACTCCTGTAGACCAGGACCAAACCTTCGAGAG AGACTTCCTGCTGAGCCCAGAAGAAACCGCGACCCGCGAGGAGTTCCGGTTCCAGCCCAAGGCCTCCTGTCCGAAACGGCGGGGGTCGCCGTCCCGGCCGACCGGGGTCAGGGTCAAGTCGAGCTTCAAGGCCACCGTGCCCAAACCCTTCCAGATGATGCtgcgggaggaggagaggaagaggcgcAAGGTGCGCACACGCTCGGAGATCGAGCTGGAGAACGCGCTGCTGAGACGCGAGCTGGAGGAGCTCCAGGAGTGCCAGAAAACGTTCCGCGCGGCGCCGGCGCCGGCGCACATCCACCTGCCGCTCTACGAAGTGATCAGCCGGCGCCTCGACCGGAGCAggagcagcggcggcggcgctcCGCCGAGGCCCTTCCGcttcctggagagagagaggcggaagAGGGAGGCGAAGGTCGTGGCCGAGCTGGGGAAGCTGCAGgcgccggaggaggaggagcggcggcggcgggccTTCAGGGCCCGGCCCATGCCCAGCTCGGTGTACGGCGCCAGACGCGGAGCGCACGCCGAGACCTCGGGCCGCCAGGCGGGCCGAGGCCCGGGGCCGGACGCCTCTACCGACTCCCGGAGGCCTCGGCGATGTCCGTCCGCCAAGCCGGCGAAGAAGCAGATAGAGCTGTCCATTGAGATggtgaaggagagggagtggtGCTACACTgacatctga